CGCTTGATCATAACGGATAATGGTATGcaatttcagggaaaatttaagaatttctACAAGGATTTATAGATTGCCTTAGCTCAAAGTTCTATCAAAATGCCACAAACAAACAACCATCTTGAGGTAATTAACAAAAAGATTCTAACAGCCTTAAAGAAGAAGCTTGATGACGTAAAGAGTGCATAGTTGGAAGAGCTACCAAGAATCCTATGGGTTTTGCAAACTTTACCTCACACTAAAATGGGAGAAACAACTTTCTCGCTTGTCTATGGCATGGAGGCAGTTATTCCCGCTGAAATAGGCTTACGACCATATAGGATAGCTCACTTCGATGAAGCTGCGAATCAAGAGGTGATGACATCCAATTTAGACCTTACAGAGGAAGCAAGAGAAGTAGTAGAAGTTAGAAACGTAACAAGTGCTTAGCAGGTAGCTAGCTATTATAATTCCAAGGTAAAAAGTAAACAGTTTCGAGTAGATGACCTGGTATTGAGGAATACTGAAGAAAGTTTCCTTGCATCGCAACAACTCAAGATGGCACCCAATTAGGAGGGACCCTATAGGGTTGTACAGAAAATAGGATACGGAGCGTACAAGTTACCAAAAATGGAAGGCACTGTCTTACCACGGACTTGAAGTGCTCATCATTTGAAAAAGTACTGTGTATAGTCTCCTACTCTTTAATGCAAAATGTTATTTATAGGTATCTGTACTTAAGTTATTTGTTTATCGACACAGCTCATGGACCTACGTTCCCAGCTGATGTTTAAAACTTATCTGAGATTCTCACAACCTTTATCTATTTGAGTTAGTGGCTCCAGAATCAATAACCCAATTTTCAATTGATTCTTCCACTAAGCAAGCTTTAACCACAAAGAGTTTCATACCTTTGCCCTTTTCAGCTAGGTGATCCAAGTACTCCTTTCAGTTTGATTTGAAATGACCTTTCATGTtgtagaagaaaattttgatcttTTTAGGATCTTTTGACTTCTTAACCTTCTTTCTATCTACACGAAGTGGAATTGAAGACTTAGTTGGTTTCTTCTTTCCCTTAGCTTTCTGTTTCCCCTTAGAGGATGAGGGGCCCATAGCTAAGTTTGCATCAGGTTTCTCCTGAACCAGTTTACCACCATTCAGCATCAACTCATAAgattgtaattccttcatgAGCTGAGTCAAGGTAAGCGCCTTGTTCCCCAAGTTGTAAGCGGCCCTAAAACCAACAAACTCATTGGTTaaggatttgaacactatttcaatttgTATGTTCACGTCTAATTCAGCCCCACTGCCCTCCGCTTCCGCAAAGAATCCTATAAGCTTaaacatatgttctttgatCAGAGTGTCAATTTTCTGTTgagaattcatcaaatttgtaatagtgGATTGTTGAGTCAATACGACTTGGCCTCCGAgaaaatcctccaaatttgtTATGATCTCTTTGGCAATACGAAAATTCTCATGTTGCTTTTGCAACACACTACTCATACTCGCTAGCATATAACATCAAGCAATCGAGTTAGAATCTCTCCAGTGATTTCTTGCTTTGGGCTGAGCTTCAGGAGGGTACGTTTTGTTAAGAACGAATTTATGTTTCTCATAGCTGAGAACTATCAGTAAGTTCCGTTTCCATTCTCGAACGTTACcctcatttaatttattctcaataagaatgctaataagaggagtaggagacatatttgaattgaaaaaaaaaataaagattcactaattagtatctttgtattaagcaaatatttttcatttcagcaacatatcaagaatgcaATATGATACATGGGTCTTGTATTacaaccttaaaaaaaattccgTTGCTACGATCATTCTCACACCCATCAACCATATCGCATTGGGGTCTCATGATTAACTAGTAAGAAGATGGATTACATCCAATCAGTTCATGAATATTAATTCTCAAGAATCCACACGAACTAACGACCGTTTAACTTTTGGCCATCATCTCTACCTAAATATCGTTTCTTGGAGAACTATTTAATAAAAGATGATCTTAAGTGTGTAACCATTGACTCAACACCCATCATGAACATGATCTTATTTGTGATTCATCTTGGGAAAATCTCTCTGaaagtcatgcatgactagttTTCCTCAAAAGGAAATCTCATCTAATGAACCCACATGACAAAGTTTACCTTGGGTGCGGCCAGGGTAGGACCCTACTCAAAAATTTATCATACTATCACTTAGGGACCATCAATGGAGGTCGTAGGTATTGTTCaaggaccttctcccactcaaaattttaaaaacaagcaAGGTTCAAGTCCTATATTCATTTCTAACTCACAATAATtctatgaattttttaaaaaaaatagccccacgtggagatgatagtccacggtCTATTTCCTAATAACCACAACCTCtacaaaaaaaacaattatataaaaaatatataatatcgtATCCATTctcatatataactcaaaacattcataaaatctaaagaatgtcactttctatgtaatcaaatcattcaagaagaagagaaatttattttgattatctgtTTATACTTATAGGTAGAACACAATCTAGCTCTGAAACCAATTattagaaaaacgggtttggaAAGCATAACAGAAAATAAGTTCAGggaaaaatcaaagttttaacaattttttccaaaacaagatattagttgtgatatctaaagtaataaatacttaatcaaaattgtaccttttcgattcgttgaggatgagcgcttcgatcaactagtcttctccgctatcctcaagctcacgttgcgataattttgtaatttctctaaacttttgggtcaagttgtaaataaaaaaatatctctagaaattttttggaataatctctttagagaattttctctctacaactttttcttgaattcaagtgtgtgtaaataatgacccgaTGCTCTCTTTATATGGGGAGactttagagagttcaactatgattaaacttaatcactttaatattaaatttaatctaatatttatctgataaatattagattaaatttaatattaagtcttattaaaataataaaatgtttatctacaatataaacattaaattgaatttaatattaagataatcactttaatattaaattaataaaatgctattaatataagtattaaattaaatttaatattaaactattattatttttggaatagttaatttgaaatcaaatacTCTGGTAGAGTCCTAGTAAGAGTATcactcttccactgctcaaccaccgaCGATCAATCACCATAGGCCACGAGGGCACCGCCGTGGCAGCCATCAGCACCGTCGTGTCTGGTGATGCAGGTACGACACCCTTACAGCACCCCGAGCCGGTTCGGGTGCCACCAGTTCGATCCGAGTCAATAACGACCCGACCGATTCAATCTAGCCATCGGTTGGACTGTCGGCccgattttttgaaattaaattatttctaaagtcgtagaatttttttctaattcaaatgcagttcAATTGAGCATTTGTtaagctagcggagggaccaatcggacatatacaattaggctctagttaTTGTAATTATGTCAACAAGTATCGTTCcaataattcgcaattacttaatcatggagttagtccacaataagtatcatgattgaaaactccttattgtatactctttacaaaagtaattcgtccaactgctttgtccaatgaactcgtcatgtgtgtgttaccctcaattgatatccttgattcctttgagttaaatccgttcactcaatacaatcttattttattccattgtcaccattgtgtcttcttaataattaatatgaccACTGTCAACAATTGACTATGATGAATTGCtcatttgaaaatgagcaacttgtggccacgttccatatttatcaatccacacaatgccaatcagaggatatcattaactctttaattgagttatgaattccactgtttctagtaaagtcatgccatacacaagtcatgtacccaacatactggctgtgggctcgatcatcttcagagaataagcctccacttatatcaaagcacatgagttgcatacgcatggccATGAcaaactcaggatttaggtaaatcacaccatgaacgttaCAAGTGAAATAATTCACAAATGggttcagaattaattcatcttaggtctagtctaatgtatcattctaccaatgaatacatctaagtctctactcgtggagtcaactgctccaatAGTCAAGACTAGTCATATCCCTAATTGAAATTCTAggcgacataataatccttctcagtatttgaatcaaatgctcactttgattcttttacgggattacgaactcatttagattatctactgaagtaagctGTATTTCTCGCATTGTCAACGTTCTTTACAATggcacttatcttcagtttgaactttagacaatcaataagctaatatttgcttgtcacaatttcgctaagcatgcaaaatataaaagacataatagtgaaatgtgaaattaactttatttatttattcatcagtGAAATACgtagaaaacagttacatgtttaatACAATATGGGGACATTTCCCAATAGCAACCATAATAGCAGAAGGTCCAGTGTGGTTTGTCTTCTTTTTTCAATGTTGTTCTAATCTCGCACTATATTCTTCCTCCTCGCTACTTAGCACAACATTAGCAACCCCTGTGTTAGTCTTGTGCTTCTTGCACATATCCAACATAAAAGCTCACATGCTCATGTATTCGTCGATTTCGCGTGATAAACTAGTAGACTCCTTTGAATTGTCTTCAGCATCGCGAGCTATGCCTGTACCACTAACAATTCTAATATCATTAGTAATAGTAAGCAAGTTAGGGTTCGTAACCAAGGGCGAGGCTTCATTTTACAGAAACTATAGAAGTAATTTCTTGGTTCTTCTTTGTATCCCAACAGTATTAGTCCCAGGTCATCTTTGGCCCCAGACGGCCACCTGAACCTCTCAGAATGCACCCTAATTGCATTAGCTACTTCATTATTATCACCCTGTTTCCATCGGTTGGGGCTGAAGTTTTCGAGGAAGTGTTGGAATACATTCGTCACGGTTAAGACATCCTCCAAATTTAGAATACAGCCTTTGCGAAGCCTCTCAAATTGCACTCAACCTTTTCTATCATAATGTTTCGCTGAGTTAAACACACATCCTTACTTGGCAAGGACCATTCAGTGGGAAAACCAAAACCATCAGTAAGTTTACACTTTACCCGAATATACTTACTCTGATTCAAACGGAGGTTGGAGCACTTATTAGAAATTATAGATTCTATGCCTTCGCGAGGAGTGAAGTAGCATAGACCTGATGACCTTCCTCGATTGTGGGCCTTCAGTTGGTACAGACGTTGAAAAATAACAAGCAGTGGCACCTTATCGCGTTGACAACAATCGAGGAAATAAGCTATCGCAATCCACCAGGGGAACCCAGATAACTGTTCAGGGGGCGATCTTATAATCCTCAAGTAAGTGGCAGAAGAAACTGTGTAGAGGTAGGTGGAATCCGACCTCTATTACATGGAGGGGGAGTATAAAAATATCGTCGTTGGTATCGCTAAGTCGATACGATCCTACAGGAATAGAAAAGTCGTACACAAAATTGGGAACTTTAATTTCTCACACAGCTAAGGCTCGAAACATGTCTTTAGTCTTTATAGTGCAGACATAGGAATTAACCTCAACAGGAACCCCCGAAATTGATCGGAACTGGGCAGTGCACTATGTTTTGGCAAGTACGACTAGAATTGATTGGAGTGAGTTGGTGCAACTGGTATGGACCAAAATTTTCACCAGTGCAGAAAAAATGGTGTTGGGTGTTTCGCAATGTTATTGAAACCGAACTGAATAGACCGAGAAATTAACCCGAGAACTAGAGTAAACTGTAATTAAATCGCAAATTGTTGACCGGTTGAACCAGTTAAACCTGTATTTTCACATTTTCTAAactggaaaaacaaaaatttcatccCAAATCCCTTAAGCTTTTGTTACACTTCATCTCTACactcaatgaaattaaacaCAGCATAAAAAAATAAGCACCACTTCTTTTCTTACTTTCTCTACTAAAAtaagctctcttttttttttggtaaaaaccCTAAGTTGGACTTATAACATTCAATCAATCaaacgaaaaaaagaaaaattaggaaAGATGAAAGATGGGAAATGGTAGGTGGCATCTTTATATCAGCAGTCGCATCTTCTCGATGTATGGCTGCTCACTATCTTGGCTGCATTTAtcgttttattcttttcttaattAGCCAAACTCATGTTAACAATGGTATAACAGTAATTAATTACTTCATGGATAAAACATCAATATATAAATACCCCATATATAATAAGCAATAACGtatcaaaatataacaaataatgGGAATTGAAGAACTCCCGTTTATACAAACGAATATATGTGGAAGAAATCAACACTCATAATTAAGACACAAAGACGACTAAAAAACTTATTAAACCAGATCCAGTATGCAGCAGATAGAAAAAAGGGGGGTATTTCAACGAGTAGAAGGAGAAGGTGgtggagaaaagaaaggaataGAGGGAACTGCAGTTGGGATTGTGGGGACTAAGGGAATGCTTGGCAGAGGGGCCAGTCCTCTTGGAAATGTGGTAGGAAGTGGAGGAAGCACCCCAGGATTTGGGAGATTAGTGAAAGATGGCAATGGTGGAGAAGAGAAAGGAATAGGGGGAATTGCAGTTGGGATTGTGGAGACTGAGGGAATGCTTGGCAGAGGGGGTAGTCCTGTTGGCAATGTGGTCGGAAGTGGAGGAAGCGCCCCGGGCCATGGGAATGATGGTCGGGATGGCGTTGGGAGATTAGGGAAAGATGGCAAACTTTGTGTTTGAGGCTGCTGCAGAAGGTGACGAGTTGCTACCCCAATATCAATGCTTGCAAATGACAAAGCCATCAAGAATGCTAAAGCAAAGCAATTGAAAGAGGCCATTTTTGTTAAGAGATTTCGAAACAAATGAAGCAGATTAAACAAAGTTCTGTATCTGAATAGTTGTGAGTGAGGAAAACAAAACATGGTATTGAGGTTTATATAGGCATTGGAGCAGTGAATAGAAATCTCATGCCCTAAACAATGCCCCCAAAACAGAATAGCGCCacgtgttttttattttttccattttaattgtaattcgttttttaaatgaaaatttataatgatttggattaatttttaacttatcatcaacgtttttgtttattttatttcctattaATTTTACCAAttctttaattaacaaatttacaaTAACTTGcgttaactttttatattttataactatttatatatattaattttaatatttctccGATTAAcatatagtttaaaattttagttacaattttattcaagatttaaaagaaaaagcacttatattattaaaaatgaactacaactaaaagaaaaaaacatgtgGCATAACTTTATTAGGGATCTAGGTTTTAGTTGaaactcatttttttataaaataaaagtgttttttttaatttggataaatttgtagctacttttcaaactaaattattaattggagaaatatgaa
The nucleotide sequence above comes from Gossypium raimondii isolate GPD5lz chromosome 13, ASM2569854v1, whole genome shotgun sequence. Encoded proteins:
- the LOC105784124 gene encoding leucine-rich repeat extensin-like protein 5 translates to MASFNCFALAFLMALSFASIDIGVATRHLLQQPQTQSLPSFPNLPTPSRPSFPWPGALPPLPTTLPTGLPPLPSIPSVSTIPTAIPPIPFSSPPLPSFTNLPNPGVLPPLPTTFPRGLAPLPSIPLVPTIPTAVPSIPFFSPPPSPSTR